The following proteins come from a genomic window of Limosilactobacillus reuteri:
- a CDS encoding DNA replication initiation control protein YabA, translated as MSEEYSSDNLYEQFAQVKNQTQDLVDKMEQLQAKIIAISEENVELSIENKHLRQMIKEKQPHHSENQLSGSRQNLKELYQQGFHVCSEYYGKRLEPNESCTFCLDAIFGHEQGMTK; from the coding sequence ATGAGTGAAGAATATAGTTCAGATAATCTTTATGAACAATTTGCGCAGGTGAAGAACCAGACTCAGGACTTGGTTGATAAAATGGAACAGTTGCAGGCAAAAATTATTGCTATTTCTGAGGAAAATGTGGAACTTTCAATTGAAAACAAGCATTTACGTCAGATGATTAAAGAAAAGCAGCCACATCATAGTGAAAATCAATTATCTGGATCACGACAAAATCTAAAAGAACTTTACCAACAGGGATTTCATGTTTGTAGTGAGTACTATGGTAAACGCCTTGAGCCTAATGAATCTTGTACTTTTTGTTTAGATGCAATATTTGGACATGAACAAGGAATGACAAAATAG
- the recR gene encoding recombination mediator RecR: MIQYPEPLAKLIESYTKLPGIGQKTATRLAFYTLSMQEDDVTNFAKSLLSAKRDLHNCSICGNITEDDPCPICCDKTRDHSQILVVEQSQDVMAMERMHEYHGLYHVLHGVISPVAGTGPEDINITSLLKRLKKDDEVKEIIIATNASSDGELTAGYLAKLIKPAGIKVTRLAHGLSVGADIDYADEMTLFKAVQGRTEM, from the coding sequence GTGATCCAATATCCAGAACCATTAGCGAAATTAATTGAAAGCTATACTAAGTTGCCAGGAATCGGGCAAAAGACTGCAACTCGCCTGGCATTCTATACTTTGAGTATGCAAGAAGACGATGTAACAAACTTTGCTAAATCCCTTCTGTCTGCTAAAAGGGACCTTCATAACTGTAGTATTTGTGGCAATATTACCGAAGACGACCCTTGTCCAATTTGTTGCGATAAGACCCGTGATCATTCGCAAATTCTAGTTGTTGAGCAGTCACAAGACGTTATGGCAATGGAACGGATGCATGAATACCATGGTTTATACCATGTCCTTCATGGAGTTATTTCTCCAGTTGCAGGAACAGGCCCAGAAGATATTAATATTACAAGTTTACTTAAACGACTAAAGAAAGATGATGAAGTAAAGGAAATTATTATTGCAACGAATGCTTCATCTGATGGTGAGTTGACGGCTGGTTACCTCGCTAAGCTAATTAAGCCTGCGGGAATTAAAGTTACTCGGTTGGCGCATGGGTTATCAGTTGGCGCTGATATTGACTATGCTGATGAGATGACATTATTCAAAGCAGTGCAAGGGCGAACGGAGATGTAA
- the holB gene encoding DNA polymerase III subunit delta', whose protein sequence is MVEQGQTRAEKLQPAIITRFQKILSNNELAHAYLFVGPSGSGKMSLVQWLSLRLFCLHPQDNEPDLTCAECQRILSGNHPDIVYAAPEGRQIKVDEIRHLKAEFSKSAVEGNKKIFIIKDADKMTNGAANSLLKFIEEPGAGVYIFMLTTNKSAVLPTIRSRTQVIELPPLKRDALLTVLTEHNIPPSQQQIAVGITDSVVMIEQWQEDNWFESAIKGVIQWYQDTTRNGMLGFVDVQTNLQKVATDRDKQQVVLDLITLIWRDTLIVNSGITVTNRLHFNNNLREIGEVVRKYSPQQLLAASQLTLETRHMLEQNISFQNIVEQLTIRLVQVLGIS, encoded by the coding sequence GTGGTTGAACAGGGACAAACACGTGCAGAAAAATTACAACCAGCAATAATTACTCGTTTTCAAAAAATATTATCAAATAATGAGCTTGCTCATGCTTATCTGTTTGTTGGGCCAAGTGGTTCAGGAAAAATGTCTCTTGTCCAATGGTTATCATTACGGTTATTTTGTCTTCATCCCCAGGACAATGAACCAGACTTAACCTGTGCCGAGTGTCAGCGAATTTTATCTGGAAACCATCCTGACATTGTCTATGCTGCTCCAGAAGGTCGCCAAATAAAGGTTGATGAGATTCGCCACTTAAAAGCAGAGTTTTCTAAGAGTGCGGTAGAAGGCAATAAGAAAATTTTTATTATTAAAGATGCTGATAAAATGACAAACGGTGCAGCAAATAGTCTTCTTAAGTTTATTGAAGAACCAGGAGCTGGCGTTTATATCTTTATGCTAACGACTAATAAAAGTGCTGTCTTACCAACGATTCGATCACGAACACAGGTGATTGAACTACCACCATTAAAACGAGATGCATTGTTAACAGTTTTAACTGAACATAATATTCCACCATCTCAACAACAGATTGCTGTTGGGATTACAGATTCCGTCGTAATGATTGAACAATGGCAAGAAGATAATTGGTTTGAGAGTGCGATCAAAGGAGTCATTCAGTGGTATCAAGATACAACTAGAAATGGGATGCTAGGCTTTGTAGATGTTCAGACAAATCTGCAAAAAGTAGCTACCGACCGCGATAAACAGCAAGTAGTTTTGGACCTAATTACCTTAATTTGGCGTGATACTCTAATAGTAAATTCGGGAATTACAGTTACCAATCGTCTTCACTTTAATAATAATTTAAGGGAAATAGGAGAAGTAGTTAGAAAATATTCTCCTCAACAATTGTTAGCAGCTAGTCAGTTAACGTTAGAGACTCGTCACATGTTAGAACAAAATATTAGTTTTCAAAATATTGTTGAACAATTAACGATTCGGCTTGTGCAGGTTTTAGGCATTAGTTAG
- a CDS encoding thioesterase encodes MELKQEAQIFEMPHLLTYYECDETSHPSLSMILSMISMVSDEHSMALGMGTEEIQATGGTWVVSGYEGQLSAKQPSFGETIILGTKAVSYNRFFAVRDFWITDKEHQIEYARIRSIFVFMNLKTRRMQSIPPALIEPFNAPIAKRIPRLKRPHKLDENASVIKKNYQVRYFDLDANHHVNNARYFDWLLDPLGRDFLRESQIKRFNLQYLQEVRNGEIVESKVNKLQKNNEKVTYHQIDVGEQLDAIAEIEWY; translated from the coding sequence ATGGAGTTAAAGCAAGAAGCACAGATATTCGAAATGCCGCACTTATTAACATATTATGAGTGTGATGAAACAAGTCATCCAAGCTTGAGTATGATATTAAGTATGATTTCCATGGTATCTGATGAGCATAGTATGGCTTTAGGAATGGGAACCGAAGAAATACAAGCTACTGGCGGTACGTGGGTAGTTAGCGGCTATGAAGGACAGCTTTCCGCAAAACAACCTTCTTTTGGTGAAACAATTATTTTAGGAACAAAAGCTGTTTCCTACAACCGCTTTTTTGCTGTTCGTGATTTTTGGATAACGGATAAAGAACACCAGATTGAATATGCACGAATTAGGTCGATTTTTGTGTTTATGAATCTAAAGACGCGACGAATGCAATCAATTCCACCAGCTTTAATTGAACCGTTTAATGCTCCGATTGCGAAAAGAATTCCTCGTCTAAAACGACCTCACAAATTGGATGAAAATGCTTCGGTAATAAAGAAAAATTATCAAGTTCGTTATTTTGACCTTGATGCTAATCACCATGTTAATAATGCGCGTTACTTTGATTGGCTTCTTGATCCGCTTGGACGTGATTTTTTACGAGAAAGTCAAATAAAGAGATTTAATTTGCAGTATCTTCAAGAGGTACGCAATGGAGAAATTGTGGAAAGCAAAGTTAATAAGCTCCAAAAAAACAATGAAAAGGTAACCTACCATCAAATTGATGTTGGTGAGCAGCTTGATGCAATTGCTGAGATAGAATGGTATTAA
- the tmk gene encoding dTMP kinase: MDGKFISFEGPDGAGKTSVIQQIQRELEDQLGTEKVMYTREPGGNKISEQIRQVLFDGQNTDMDGRTEALLFAAARRQHIVSEIIPGLKAGKVILCDRFVDSSIAYQGAGRGLGEKEIWQINQFAIDGLMPALTIYLDIESEIGLKRIAEHRSNQVNRLDEEKLEFHRTVRQSYLKLYQNYPERIKLIDASQPLEKVIEDVKATIHDRFSDLF; encoded by the coding sequence ATGGACGGTAAATTTATATCATTTGAAGGACCAGATGGCGCGGGTAAGACAAGTGTAATCCAACAGATCCAACGGGAATTGGAAGATCAGCTTGGCACAGAAAAAGTTATGTATACTCGTGAACCGGGTGGTAATAAGATCTCTGAGCAAATTCGCCAGGTACTGTTTGATGGTCAAAATACCGATATGGATGGGCGGACAGAAGCATTGCTTTTTGCTGCTGCTCGTCGGCAACACATTGTTTCAGAAATAATTCCGGGGCTGAAAGCAGGGAAAGTTATTCTGTGTGATCGCTTTGTGGATAGTTCCATTGCTTACCAGGGAGCTGGCCGGGGCCTTGGAGAAAAAGAAATTTGGCAAATTAATCAGTTTGCGATTGATGGGCTAATGCCGGCGTTGACAATTTATCTTGATATTGAATCGGAAATTGGCTTAAAACGGATTGCTGAGCATCGTTCTAATCAAGTTAATCGATTAGATGAAGAAAAGCTTGAATTTCATCGAACTGTTCGTCAATCTTATTTAAAACTCTACCAGAATTATCCAGAACGCATAAAGTTGATTGATGCAAGCCAGCCATTGGAAAAAGTGATTGAGGATGTAAAAGCAACAATTCATGACCGGTTTTCAGATTTGTTTTAA
- a CDS encoding RNA degradosome polyphosphate kinase encodes MYKEFYKPQNYVNRELSWIDFNGRVLGEATDTANPLLERANFLGITQSNVDEFFMVRVASLHKLAAANVTTTDASGLTPEEQLDAVNEKEHRMVKQRYEVYNQQIIPDLAKNNIHILRVSKLDEKQYEFIRRYFNDELMPVLTPMADDASRPFPFISNNSLNIAVQLRRQIQPTSKSVTEEILEGDQEVHRPQIEPHDDRQEADIKFATVRVPEIYKRLVRLPGENSFILIDEIITEFLSALFPGYEILATASYRVMRDMDLDVAEEDTSDLLRAVKRQLREREHGQVTRLEVPASIDEWLKDQLIDNLHVSERSLYEVDGPVDLTFLKKLSGMVDGHDDLRYPPYKPYLNPALDMEHNIFSSIRQKDYLMQHPYDNFQAVVNFIHQAAIDPDVLAIKMTLYRVSGNSPIIKYLGMAAQQGKQVTVLVEVKARFDEQNNVRWAQRLEQMGCHVIYGLVGLKTHCKVALVIRRDEDGLRRYMHLGTGNYNDVTAHFYTDMGLFTCDHELGIDMTNLFNMLSGFARPAYFNELRVSPDGIRTFINAKIDEQIENAKNGNPALIRMKMNSLSDKQIIARLYAAAASGVKVELLIRGITCLRNDLPELHGNIEVHSIIGRFLEHSRIYYFKSNGHEEVYLASADMMTRNLNRRVEELYPVTQPDTKAHAIHIFDVMWKDNVKARRLVGDHYERIDRGDAAPINSQEYFVKQAMKLNAREKKEKKAKKHFSSVFETLTRHVPNLHLDERKDE; translated from the coding sequence ATGTATAAGGAGTTTTATAAGCCACAGAATTATGTCAATCGGGAATTGAGCTGGATTGACTTTAATGGACGAGTACTTGGAGAGGCCACTGATACTGCCAATCCTTTGTTAGAACGTGCTAACTTCTTGGGAATTACACAAAGCAATGTTGATGAATTTTTTATGGTGCGGGTTGCTTCTCTTCATAAACTTGCTGCTGCCAATGTTACTACTACTGACGCATCTGGTTTAACTCCAGAAGAACAGTTGGATGCAGTGAATGAAAAAGAACATCGAATGGTTAAGCAACGGTATGAAGTTTACAATCAGCAAATTATCCCAGACCTTGCAAAAAATAATATTCATATTCTTCGTGTCTCCAAACTTGATGAGAAGCAGTATGAATTTATTCGTCGATATTTTAATGATGAGCTAATGCCAGTTTTGACTCCCATGGCAGACGATGCTTCACGTCCGTTTCCTTTTATCTCCAATAATTCCTTGAATATTGCTGTTCAGCTGCGGCGGCAAATTCAGCCAACAAGTAAATCAGTTACAGAGGAAATTTTAGAAGGGGATCAAGAAGTTCATCGTCCACAAATTGAACCACATGATGATCGACAGGAAGCGGATATCAAATTTGCAACAGTCCGTGTTCCAGAAATTTATAAGCGGTTAGTCCGGCTGCCAGGAGAAAATAGTTTCATTTTGATTGATGAAATTATTACTGAATTCCTTAGCGCGCTTTTTCCTGGATATGAGATATTAGCTACGGCATCATATCGAGTTATGCGGGATATGGACTTAGACGTTGCTGAAGAAGATACGTCAGATTTGCTCCGGGCCGTCAAACGACAATTGCGAGAACGAGAACACGGGCAGGTGACGCGCCTAGAAGTTCCAGCTTCAATCGATGAATGGTTAAAGGATCAGTTAATTGATAATCTGCATGTAAGTGAACGGTCACTGTATGAAGTAGATGGTCCCGTCGATTTAACTTTCTTGAAAAAATTATCGGGGATGGTTGATGGACATGATGACTTGCGCTATCCGCCATATAAGCCATACCTCAACCCAGCGTTAGACATGGAACATAATATTTTTTCCTCAATTCGCCAGAAAGACTATTTAATGCAGCATCCCTATGATAATTTTCAAGCCGTGGTTAACTTTATTCATCAAGCAGCCATTGACCCAGATGTTTTAGCAATCAAGATGACACTTTACCGGGTTTCTGGCAATTCACCGATTATTAAGTACCTCGGAATGGCCGCACAACAGGGGAAGCAAGTAACAGTCTTGGTTGAAGTTAAAGCACGGTTTGATGAACAAAATAATGTTCGGTGGGCACAACGACTTGAACAAATGGGGTGCCACGTTATTTACGGTTTGGTTGGCCTTAAAACGCACTGTAAAGTTGCCTTGGTTATCCGTCGTGATGAGGATGGTCTTCGGCGTTATATGCACCTAGGAACGGGTAACTATAATGATGTAACAGCTCATTTTTATACTGATATGGGCTTGTTTACTTGTGACCATGAACTGGGTATTGATATGACGAACCTCTTTAATATGCTGTCAGGATTTGCTCGACCAGCTTATTTCAATGAATTACGAGTATCTCCTGATGGAATCCGGACATTTATTAATGCCAAAATTGATGAGCAGATTGAAAATGCCAAAAATGGTAATCCAGCGTTGATTCGGATGAAGATGAACTCCTTGTCTGACAAGCAAATCATTGCCCGTCTATACGCTGCTGCTGCTAGTGGAGTTAAGGTTGAGTTATTAATTCGGGGCATTACCTGTTTAAGGAACGATTTGCCAGAACTGCATGGGAATATCGAAGTGCATTCTATTATTGGGCGTTTCCTTGAGCACTCCCGGATCTACTACTTTAAGAGTAATGGGCATGAGGAAGTTTACCTTGCAAGTGCGGATATGATGACGAGAAATCTTAATCGGCGGGTTGAAGAATTGTATCCCGTTACCCAGCCAGACACAAAAGCTCATGCAATTCATATTTTTGATGTCATGTGGAAGGATAATGTTAAAGCTCGTCGATTAGTAGGAGACCATTATGAACGGATTGATCGTGGTGATGCCGCACCAATCAATTCACAAGAATACTTTGTCAAACAAGCAATGAAATTAAATGCGCGTGAGAAGAAGGAGAAAAAAGCCAAAAAACATTTCTCTTCTGTTTTTGAAACTTTGACTCGCCATGTTCCCAATCTTCATTTAGATGAGCGAAAGGATGAGTAA
- a CDS encoding cyclic-di-AMP receptor, whose product MKMIIAIVQSKDSNRLRKAFNKADIQVTQLSTTGGFLREGNATFLIGIEDERVQEVLSVIKKNAESREQYVTSQMHMDVEGGSAFPVNVKIGGATVFVLPVEDFIKF is encoded by the coding sequence ATGAAAATGATTATTGCAATTGTTCAATCAAAAGATAGCAATCGTTTACGAAAAGCATTTAATAAAGCTGATATTCAAGTTACTCAATTATCAACAACTGGTGGCTTTCTTCGTGAAGGAAACGCGACATTTTTAATTGGGATTGAGGATGAACGTGTTCAAGAGGTATTATCAGTAATTAAAAAGAATGCTGAATCACGTGAACAATACGTTACATCGCAAATGCATATGGATGTTGAAGGCGGTTCGGCATTTCCTGTCAACGTAAAGATTGGTGGGGCAACTGTCTTTGTCTTACCAGTAGAAGACTTCATTAAATTTTAA
- a CDS encoding YbaB/EbfC family nucleoid-associated protein gives MMRGMNMQQMMKQAKAMQKKMMAEHEELAKQEFVGKAPDDMVTATFSGDNQLIDLKIKPEAVDPDDIDMLQDLVIAAVKDGMKQVNDATQQKLGKYTQGMGL, from the coding sequence ATGATGCGTGGAATGAATATGCAACAAATGATGAAGCAAGCTAAGGCAATGCAAAAGAAAATGATGGCTGAACATGAAGAACTTGCTAAACAGGAATTTGTTGGAAAAGCACCAGATGATATGGTAACTGCTACATTTAGCGGGGATAATCAATTAATTGACTTAAAGATTAAGCCAGAAGCAGTTGATCCAGATGATATTGATATGCTTCAAGACTTGGTAATTGCTGCTGTGAAAGACGGAATGAAACAAGTCAATGATGCTACTCAACAAAAGCTTGGTAAATATACGCAAGGTATGGGGTTGTAA
- a CDS encoding YaaL family protein: protein MFFKRPTKEVERERNQRLLEAVYSTKASWDHARETERAVYEANVNSELHYRSRIQEQKFLYLYKIARKFKVHGKLNDGVIDR from the coding sequence ATGTTTTTTAAGCGGCCGACCAAAGAGGTAGAACGTGAACGAAACCAACGTCTGCTAGAAGCAGTATACTCTACGAAGGCTAGTTGGGATCATGCACGTGAAACTGAACGGGCAGTATATGAAGCAAACGTTAATAGTGAACTTCATTATCGTTCCCGGATTCAAGAGCAGAAATTTTTATACCTATATAAAATTGCTCGCAAATTTAAAGTTCACGGGAAATTAAATGATGGAGTAATTGATCGCTAG
- a CDS encoding Ppx/GppA family phosphatase, with amino-acid sequence MSNEQYLAILDLGSNSVRLKITKIQDNGSFETVQYEKRYVRLASNMGPEKMLKSTPVKRTIDALKEFRAICDRYRNKNLTIIAVATAAVRQAQNQLQFLEKVQQKTGFEIHVISGEREAYLDYVGVNQTLPINKGIIVDTGGASMELISVNNGEAEEAVSIPIGSVSISQTYHLEDQINPADLFDAMVKIDEVLSQQLWLNRMRETKIVALGGCNRALAKVYRWQQALNPDEVRPVHGLTMRSEEAFLIMRQLLEADRQTRAGIRGITKVRADVIVGGLLPLISLVRQLSINEISFSNSGLREGLLFKYLEQQINFNQLKSSL; translated from the coding sequence ATGAGCAATGAGCAGTACTTGGCAATTCTTGATTTAGGTTCGAATTCAGTTCGGCTTAAAATAACAAAAATTCAAGATAACGGGAGCTTTGAAACGGTTCAATACGAAAAAAGATACGTTCGCCTTGCTTCAAATATGGGGCCAGAAAAAATGCTGAAGTCAACTCCCGTAAAGCGGACTATTGATGCCTTAAAAGAATTTCGGGCAATTTGTGATCGATATCGAAATAAGAATCTGACAATTATTGCGGTTGCAACTGCCGCCGTTCGTCAAGCGCAAAATCAACTGCAATTTCTGGAAAAGGTCCAGCAAAAAACCGGTTTTGAAATTCACGTAATTAGTGGGGAACGAGAAGCATATCTTGACTATGTTGGAGTTAACCAGACTCTTCCAATTAATAAGGGAATAATCGTTGATACTGGAGGAGCAAGTATGGAATTAATCTCGGTAAATAATGGGGAAGCAGAAGAAGCAGTTAGTATTCCGATCGGCTCCGTCAGTATTTCGCAAACTTATCACCTTGAAGATCAGATTAATCCGGCTGATTTATTTGATGCCATGGTTAAAATTGATGAAGTCCTCTCTCAACAATTGTGGTTGAATCGGATGCGGGAAACAAAGATTGTGGCACTCGGGGGATGCAACCGTGCATTGGCGAAGGTATATCGGTGGCAACAAGCACTTAATCCAGATGAAGTCAGACCGGTTCATGGATTAACAATGCGTTCAGAAGAAGCCTTTTTGATTATGCGGCAGCTATTAGAGGCGGATCGGCAGACACGGGCAGGAATCCGTGGAATTACGAAGGTGCGAGCAGATGTAATTGTCGGGGGGCTTTTACCACTCATCTCTCTTGTCCGGCAATTATCAATTAACGAGATTAGTTTTAGTAATAGCGGATTAAGAGAGGGCTTATTATTTAAGTACCTTGAGCAGCAGATTAATTTTAATCAGCTAAAATCTTCACTATAA
- a CDS encoding exopolyphosphatase, with the protein MKKSLTAIIYLEPDQVNLRIIEIPTFKVINSVRSGLLNIGNAKVANYSENMTAIVNNIEGFKQIINDYQATPVKFYGDLEDLDPVTTRYVADQLEVRTGLQIEWLNNNQLMAQSMSYLLTLLPDFEKLSKHNMYLLSIGLSSTTLAYFHHGSFERAWDIDLGNAKISQLVGRLRKTATNPTEIIQDYISSKLEYLTPELTKKKHTVMMVQNALSLNKLFLPNDQQIAEVPLDKFHDDYQKILSPVKDGLMKNIQIDDQQFELLLPNYLVTARTVRLIQPASLYVTDISTMDGISHGIGVANPKTRRQINEMIRTAADNISSRYGVDSAHLDFVTRFSLQFFDQLRPIHRLGQHERLLLEIASRIDDIGNFINQGGHYRHSAYIMEANPLIGLSDKDNRIIAEVARYHSAESPDISQAHYRHLDDEIQMPVAKLAAILRLVDALDDSRLQKISSIKLKLVGDSRLIIKATANDDLVLEKWSFSKKSQLFKDVYGIEPVLTERSNH; encoded by the coding sequence GTGAAAAAATCTTTAACGGCGATTATTTACCTTGAACCCGATCAAGTTAATTTACGAATTATTGAGATACCTACTTTCAAAGTGATAAATAGCGTTCGATCGGGCCTGTTAAATATCGGAAATGCTAAAGTGGCTAATTATTCAGAAAATATGACCGCAATTGTTAACAATATTGAAGGATTTAAACAAATCATTAATGACTACCAGGCAACACCAGTTAAATTTTATGGGGATTTGGAAGACCTTGATCCAGTTACAACTAGGTATGTGGCCGATCAGTTAGAAGTTCGGACGGGGTTACAGATTGAATGGTTAAACAATAACCAACTAATGGCACAGTCAATGAGTTACCTTTTAACTTTGCTGCCAGATTTTGAGAAACTTAGTAAACACAATATGTATCTCTTGAGCATTGGTCTTAGCTCGACTACCTTGGCTTATTTTCACCATGGAAGCTTCGAACGTGCATGGGATATTGATCTTGGTAATGCAAAAATCAGTCAGTTGGTGGGCCGTCTCCGCAAAACTGCCACCAATCCAACTGAAATTATTCAAGATTACATTAGTAGTAAATTAGAGTATTTAACGCCAGAATTAACAAAGAAAAAGCATACAGTAATGATGGTGCAAAATGCCCTCTCACTCAATAAATTATTTTTGCCAAATGATCAGCAGATCGCTGAAGTGCCACTAGACAAATTTCATGATGATTATCAAAAAATTTTATCACCAGTAAAAGATGGTTTGATGAAGAATATTCAGATTGATGATCAGCAATTTGAATTACTATTACCAAATTATTTGGTAACGGCGCGAACAGTTCGCTTAATACAACCAGCTAGCCTTTATGTAACTGATATTTCAACAATGGATGGGATTTCCCATGGAATTGGGGTTGCTAATCCTAAAACAAGACGTCAAATTAATGAAATGATCAGAACAGCTGCCGACAATATTTCTTCACGATATGGTGTTGATTCAGCTCACCTGGATTTTGTAACACGCTTTTCTCTTCAGTTTTTTGACCAATTACGCCCAATTCATCGTCTTGGTCAACATGAGCGATTATTATTAGAAATTGCTAGTAGAATTGATGATATTGGTAATTTTATTAATCAAGGAGGACACTATCGTCACTCTGCTTATATTATGGAGGCTAATCCCTTGATCGGCCTTTCGGATAAAGATAATCGGATTATTGCTGAAGTGGCCAGATATCATAGTGCAGAGTCTCCAGATATTAGTCAAGCTCATTATCGCCACCTCGATGATGAGATCCAGATGCCAGTAGCAAAGTTAGCTGCTATTTTGCGATTAGTAGATGCATTAGATGATTCACGGCTGCAAAAAATTTCAAGTATTAAATTGAAGTTAGTAGGAGATAGCCGTTTGATCATTAAAGCAACCGCTAATGATGACCTTGTTCTTGAGAAGTGGTCTTTTAGTAAAAAGTCGCAACTATTTAAGGATGTATATGGAATTGAACCGGTCTTAACTGAGAGGAGCAATCATTAA
- the rsmI gene encoding 16S rRNA (cytidine(1402)-2'-O)-methyltransferase encodes MQQISSFNDHQSGSLYLVPTPIGNLDDMTFRAIKTLKEVDLIAAEDTRHTQQLLNHFDISTRQISFHEHNTEQRVPELIAKLKAGYSIAQCSDAGMPSISDPGKELVAAAVREGLPVIPLPGANAGLTALIASGLVPQPFYFFGFLERKHQQQVAVLEQLKERKETMIFYEAPHRLKKTLATMAEVFGDERQVVLARELTKRYEEFTRGKLAEVTAWFEDHQPRGEFVILVAGNEHPTEKNNNDIELPLTEQVDKEILNGLSTNAAIKLVAKKNNIKRQELYKQYHQL; translated from the coding sequence ATGCAGCAAATTAGTAGTTTTAATGATCATCAATCAGGAAGCTTATATTTGGTTCCAACACCAATTGGAAATTTAGATGATATGACTTTCCGTGCAATTAAAACCTTAAAAGAAGTGGATCTGATTGCTGCTGAAGATACGCGTCATACTCAGCAACTATTAAACCATTTTGATATATCAACCCGTCAAATTAGTTTTCATGAGCATAATACTGAACAACGTGTTCCAGAATTAATTGCGAAATTAAAAGCTGGTTATTCGATTGCCCAGTGCAGTGATGCAGGGATGCCCTCGATTTCTGACCCCGGCAAGGAATTGGTAGCGGCGGCAGTTAGAGAGGGTTTGCCAGTAATTCCGCTTCCAGGAGCTAATGCAGGGTTAACGGCTCTTATCGCTTCGGGGTTAGTTCCCCAACCGTTTTACTTTTTTGGCTTTTTAGAGCGCAAACACCAGCAACAAGTAGCGGTGCTGGAGCAATTGAAAGAGCGTAAAGAGACGATGATTTTTTATGAAGCTCCTCACCGCTTAAAAAAGACTTTAGCTACGATGGCGGAAGTTTTTGGTGATGAACGGCAGGTTGTTTTAGCACGGGAACTCACTAAACGCTATGAAGAGTTTACCCGGGGAAAGCTTGCTGAAGTAACTGCCTGGTTTGAAGATCACCAACCACGAGGAGAATTTGTTATTCTAGTAGCTGGGAATGAACACCCCACAGAGAAGAATAATAATGATATTGAATTACCTTTAACAGAGCAAGTTGACAAGGAAATTTTAAATGGGCTTTCTACTAATGCCGCAATTAAGCTGGTAGCAAAGAAAAATAATATAAAACGCCAGGAATTATATAAACAATATCATCAACTGTAG